From the genome of Plectropomus leopardus isolate mb chromosome 13, YSFRI_Pleo_2.0, whole genome shotgun sequence, one region includes:
- the LOC121952667 gene encoding homeobox protein CDX-1-like: protein MLEGGAMMGKDYMLAILIVNYDDGKTRTKDKYRVVYTDHQRLELEKEFHYSKYITIRRKAELATTLGLSERQVKIWFQNRRAKERKINKKKLQQPASSTTTPTPPTGSNGSTGGGGGLHGNGGNSVAMVTSSSGSNGLVSPSSLSLNIKEEY, encoded by the exons ATGTTGGAGGGCGGAGCCATGATGGGGAAAGATTACATGTTGGCCATCCTCATCGTCAACTATGacg ACGGAAAGACACGGACTAAAGACAAGTACCGGGTGGTTTACACCGACCACCAGCGCCTGGAGCTGGAGAAAGAATTTCACTACAGCAAATACATCACCATCAGGAGGAAGGCGGAGCTCGCCACGACGCTCGGCCTGTCAGAGAGACAG GTGAAGATCTGGTTCCAGAACCGCCGGGCGAAGGAGCGCAAGATCAACAAGAAGAAGCTCCAGCAGCCGGCCTCCTCCACGACCACGCCCACGCCTCCCACCGGGAGCAACGGCAGCACAGGAGGCGGCGGCGGCCTGCACGGAAACGGCGGGAACAGCGTCGCCATGGTGACAAGCAGCAGTGGCAGCAACGGGTTGGTGTCTCCCTCCTCGCTGTCTCTGAACATCAAAGAGGAGTACTGA